Within the Chrysemys picta bellii isolate R12L10 chromosome 17, ASM1138683v2, whole genome shotgun sequence genome, the region GCCGTCCAGCACGTAGAAGCCCAGGTGGTctctctgcagggggctggggtggctgTACCGATGGCGCTGGACCACGAACTCCAGCCCGGCGCCCAGCTGCAGCGTCATGTTGGTGCCCGGCCCCACCCGCACGCCCAGGCCGGGGCGGCTGACCCAGGCCGGGCGGCCGAAGGGCAGATCCAGGGCCCCCTCCCCCTGTAGCGCCATGCCCCAGAGCGTCACGGTGATCACATAGCGGAGCCGGGCAGGCCCCACCCGCACCGTGATAGCGTCTAAGTAGGTGCGTGGCCGATCCGCCGAGCCCGACCGTGGCGGGGCGCCAACCAGGTGGCCGTGGACTGACAGCCCTGGGGGAGAGAGCACAGGCCATGCCGCCGTCACTGAGTAGTCAGGGATCCCCGTCTCCTCCCCATCACTCGACCCATGGTACCCATGGCACCACAGCTGCTCCGGGATCTTCGCCACTGGAGCagcggagagaacccaggagtcctggcccccagaccccactcccctcccagagccggggagaacctcagagtccaggctcccaacccccctatgctaaccactagaccccactcccctcccagagccagggcgagaacccaggagtcctggcctccagccccccccgctctaaccactagaccccactcccctcccagagccggggagaacccaggcgtcctggggCGCTGAGATGCGGGGTGGGGGTCTCACCGCTGGGGGGGTCAGTCACCAGCTGGAGCACGTCTCCTGGGTGCCCATCCAGGGTAAAGCACAGGGTCTCAGGGGAGCCAGGCAGTCGTGCCACGAAGTGAGGGTCTCCGTCCACTGCAAGGCAGAGCAAGGGGTGgaataagggggggggaggaagcaggctgtattcccccccccccccaatcacctGGGTGTCTGCGCAGCCTTACCTGAGGAGGAGAAAGTGAAGAACTTGGCACTAGCCAAGTCTGCCacgccagctgggggtggggggagagaagagagggttATAGCCAGTTGGGTGATGGagcattccccgccccccccccccatcctcttctCTCTCCAGAGCACCATGGGCACggctggccaggcctggcacACCACAGAGTGACCACAACGGGCAGCGGCTGAGAGCCCACAGGAAACTGCTGAGTCTCCCCCCTGCCCGCATCCAGGCCCAGATCTGAAACATACCTGTGTCGCCGTCCTGTTCCTCTAACAAGTCTGGAAGGGAAAGGCAGAGTCAGGGTGGGCGCGCAAGGCCGACTGGCAGTCAATGGTGAAGCTGGCTCGCTTAGTGTGAGGGGGCTGGATGCCAGCACCGTGCCCCCCCACCCTGGCTCCAGGCCACTCATGGTGGCTGCAGGATGTCAGcgatcagtttaaaaaaagatgaagtttctagctctcacggttggggagaaaaggtggaaaaTGGGATCagtgcctgcctgagtctgcagagagcctgagccaattGCTCAGTGATGTGCTGGAGGGTTGGGGCGTCATGTCAGAGCCCCAGCCCTTAATCCCTGCCTTGCCCCTTCAGGCTTCCGTGCAGTTGTGTCTGGCAGGGAAAAGGACCTGCCcaattggtttgagcattggcctgctaaacccaggattgtgagttcaatccatttagggatctggggcaaaaatctgtctggggattggtcctgccttgagcaggaggttggactagatcccgcctgaggtcccttccaaccctgagattctaggaTTCTAATTCTCAGCAGGTCTTGCTCCCAGGCCCcaggaactacaactcccagaattCCTGGTCTTAAAGAGCTAGGCTGAGCGGGAtttcccttaaagggccagtgcaCCGGTAACCCGTCCCCACCAACCTGCCTGGCTAGCCCACCCAGGGGAGGGTGCGTGGGCCTGGGTGTGGGGTTACCTGAGTAGTCTTCATAATCCAGGACACCtgtagggagagagagacagaataaaCATCCATGCAattggggggagggcgggagatTCCTGGGCTTTGGGGGGAATCCCGGcgagtggggcgggggcagcgtggggagcaggggagggatccTGGCCATGGGAGAGGAGGGCGGCGTGGAGAGCACGCATGGCTTGGGGAGcacgggctggggggagggatcagAGAGGGATCCCagcgggtggggcgggggcagcgtggggagcacaggccgGGGGGGAATCGGAGAGGGATCctggcagtggggcagggatagcatggggagcaggggagggatccCGGCCACGGGAGAGGTGGGCGGCGTGGAGAGCATGCATGGCTTGGGGAGcacgggctggggggagggatcagAGAGGGATCCCagcgggtggggcgggggcagcgtggggagcacaggccgGGGGGGAGTCGGGGAGGGATCctggcagtggggcagggatagcatggggagcaggggagggatccCGGCCACGGGAGAGGTGGGCGGCGTGGAGAGCATGCATGGCTTGGGGAGCACGGGCTGGTGGACATCGGGGGGGCTCCTGTCCATGGGGCAGGCGGGAGGGGACGGGATCCCCACCCTTCTCTCCTTTGGCCGCCACAAAGCTGTACACGGCCGGCGGGTGGAGGGACTCCACGAATTCCTCAGCCACGTCCTTTGCTGACAGCAGCTCTGACTCTGCCGGCAGCAGAAGCAGCCACTGGCTGAGGTCGGCAGCAGGTGGGATGGAGCCCGTGGCGGCCGGCGTGCCGCGGGGGCCCTTGGACTCTGCCCTTGGGGTGGTGGCATTGGGCCCCGGGCTGGTGGCAGCCGTGCTGTTGCCAGTCCAGGTGTCTGTGACAGTCCGGGCCAGGGGAGCTGCGGTTCCCCACGAGAAGAGGGCCCTCTCTGTTCTGGGATGTGGCTGGCGCTTGGTGGCCGGCTGCAGGGGCATCTCCTGCTGGCTGGAGGGGGGTGCCGTAGCTGACCCTGGGCTCGGCGGCGGATGAGCCGTGGCCCTGGGGTTCCCAGCTTGGGGTGCTCTTCCGGGTGTGGCTCTGGCTGCTTTGGTGACACCGTGGGCCGTGGGAGGAGCTGGCGATGCCGTGGCGGTGCCAGGTGCCGGCATGGCTCGGGCTAGTTTGGAGGGGCCCTGGGACGTGGCAGATGCTCCTGGGACGGGCGTGGCTCTGGCTAGGTTGGGGAGGGCTGCAGCAGCTTTGGTGGCACCGTCAGGGAGCGAGGTGGATGTGGCCCCCGGAGCAAGCGTGACTCTGGAAGCTTTGGTGGCACGATGGGCCACggtggtggtcaggggtgtgGCAGGAGCCCCTGGCGTGGCCCGAGCCGTGGtactctcctcctcctccggctTGACCACCACCAGCGAGGTGACGGGCGTGACGAAGTTATACTTCAGTGAGAGGTTGGTGGCCTTTTCGGTGAGCAGACGGCGCGCGGCGGTGTCGTTGGAGTGGAACCGGGCCCGGAGCAGCTCCTGGATGGTGAAGTAGGCCCAGAGGCGCTGGACGAATCGCCCGATCTGCCCCAGATCCGGAGAGCAGCCAAACGGGGCGGCCTCCGTGGCGTTGGCCGAGATATCGTTCTCCAGCCTCAGCTGCCCGGCATGCCCGTGGCCCGCGGCCTCGACGTGCAGCTCGGTGGCCCCCGGGGCCAGCCGCCCGGCCACCACCAGCTCGGCGCCCTGGAAGTAGTGGGGGAAGAGGGTGCGGGTGAGGTCGGCGCCGTCGCGGTAGGACAAGGCCACATCGTATAGCAGCGGGCTGGCGATCTCGTCATAAAAGCCAGCGAGCTGCAGGGTGGCGTCAGCGTCCTCGTAGATGCGCCGGGCCACGCCCCGGTTCTCAAGAGCCAGGCGCCGCAGCAGCCCGTAGTCGGCGTCGTCCCCGAAGGCCAGGCCGAACAGCGAGACGGAGCCGCCCAGGGCCTGCCGGGCGTTGGCCAGGATGCGAGTGCCTGAGGTCACGCCCGCCGTGGGCTCCCCGTCCGTCAGGAAGATGAGCAGTGGGATCTGCCTAGGGGACGGCTCCGGCGTGCTCTGGGTCAGCACCGAGGCCGCCTCCAGCAGGGCTTTGTTGATGTCGGTCCCTGAGGAGGGGAAAGGCAGAAGAATCCTGATTTGCAGCCTTCCAttgaacccccctcccagagccggggagagaacccaggagtcctggctcccagcccccccctgctctaaccactagaccccactcccttcccaaagccggagagagaacccaggagtcctggctcccagaccccctgctctgacccctgccccccctgccaccccagtgaCTCACATCCATCGGCTTCCATCCTGTGGACGTAGTCCTTGGCACTGCGAACGTTGTGGGCCGTGGCCAGGATGGAGCGCCCGGCCTTCCACACGTGGACGGTGTCGGAGAAAGTGACGATGTTGAAGCAGTCGTCCGGGTGAAGGTCGCTCAGTATGATGTGCATGGCCTTCTTGGTCTGGGGGCAGAAACGCAGCatgggggagttctggggggtgtggaggtgagGGGCGAGGCAGGACGGGGTGGATTTCAGCGAGGGTTTAGATGGCGAAAGGGCAGCACCAATTGGTCTGGCTCTGTCGTTTCGTTTCATCGTGGGATTGTGGGGTGGCGTTACGCTGATCTGCGTTACGTGTGCTATGGGATACACAACCACACACTGATGTGTGtcggggacacccccccccccgaattctACCTAGCGAAAGAATTGGCTCTGTACCAGTACAGAAAATAGGAGAGCCGATCTACATTGTATTTAGAGAGTCACACCTCATCGGTAGCTATAAAATCCCCATATAATTAGATACATTACAACGGGATAGTCATcttttatttgcaaaaagaacaggagtacttgtggcaccttagagaccaacacatttattagagcataagctttcgtgggctacagcccacttcttcggatgcatagaatggaacatatattgaggagatatatatacacatacagagagcatgaacaggtgggagttgtcttatttaattggcctctcagagttggtaagagaaaaaaaccttttgaagtgctaatcaagctagcccagtacagccagtttgataagaagtgtgagaatacttacaaggggagatagattccatgtttgtaatggctcaccttccacacaaacttcctcatggatagactttacaaaaactagacaagccatttacaagacaaactttgcctctctacaaaggaaaaaggacactaaactatctaaactgctacatgccacaagcagccacaacagtagttcccttaacccacccagcaatattgttaatctttccagctatactcttagcccagcagaagagtctgtcctatctcggggcctctccttttgtccctccagacccatgaatatgatacagttctgcggtgacctagaatcctactttcgacgtctctgactcaaagaatatttccaacatacctctgaacagcatactaacccacagaatcctccctaccagcactacaaaaaaaaggattctgcgtggactcctccggacggtcgaaacaacagactggatttctacatagagtgcttccgtcgacgtgcaaaggctgaaattgtggaaaagcaacatcacttgccacataacctcagccatgcagaacacaacgccatctacagcctcagaaacaaccctgacatcataatcaaaaaggctggcaaaggaggtgctgtcgtcatcatgaataaattggaatatgaccaggaggctgctagacagctctctaacaccacattctacaggccattatcctctgatcccactgaggattacctaaagaaactacaccatctgctaaaaaaactccctgacaaagcacaggaacaaatctgtacagacacatgcctagaaccccgaccaggggtattctatttgctacccaagatccataaacctggatatcctggacgccccatcatctcaggcattggcaccctaacatcaggcttgtctggttatgtagactctctcctcagaccctacgctaccagcactcccagctatcttcgagacaccactgacttcctgaggaaactacaatccatcggtgatcttccagaaaacaccatcctggccactatggacgtagaagccctctacaccaatattccacacaaagatggactacaagctatcaggaacagtatccctgataatgtcacagctaacctggtggctgaactttgtgattttgtcctcacccacaactatttcacatttggggacaatatataccttcaagtcagcggcactgctatgggtacccgcatggccccacaatatgccaacatttttatggctgacttagaacaacgcttccttagctctcgtcccctaacgcccctactctacttgcgctacattgatgacatcttcatcatctggacccatggaaaagaagcccttgaggaatttcaccatgatttcaataatttccatcccaccatcaacctcagcctagatcaatccacacaagcggtccatttcctggacactactgtgctaataagcgatggtcacataaataccaccctataccggaaacctactgaccgctacacttacctacatgcctccagcttccatccaggacacaccacacgatccattgtctacagccaagctctaagatataaccgcatttgctccaatccctcggatagagacaagcacctacaagatctctatcaagcactcttaaaactacaatacccacctgctgaagtgaaaaaacagattgacagagccagacgagtacccagaagtcacctcctacaagacaggcccaacaaagaaaataacagaacaccactagctgtcaccttcagcccccaactaaaacctctccagcgcatcatcagagatctacaacctatcctgaaagatgatcctttactctcacagatcttgggagacagacctgtcctcgcttacagacaacccccgaacctaaagcaaatactcaccagcaaccacacatcactgaacaaaaacactgacccaggaacctatccttgtaacaaaccccgatgccaactctgtccacatatctattccagtgacatcatcataggacctaatcacatcagtcataccatcaggggctcgttcacctgcacatctaccaatgtgatatatgccatcatgtgccagcaatgcccctctgccatgtacattggccaaaccggacagtctctacgcaaaagaattaatggacacaaatctgacatcaggaatcaaaatactcaaaaaccagtgggagaacactttaacctgtctggtcattcagtgacagacctgcgggtggctatattacaacagaaaaacttcaaaaacagactccaacgagaaactgctgagctagaattgatatgcaaactagacacaatcaactccggtttgaataaggactgggaatggttgagccattacaaacattgaatctctcacacttgttatctaactgtctgtctgtactcggctagcttgattatcacttcaaaagtttttttttctcttaattaattggcctctcagaggtggtaagacaactcccacctgtttatgctctctgtatgtgtgtatatatatctcctcaatatatgttccattctatatgcatccgaagaagtgggctgtagtccacgaaagcttatgctctaataaatttgttagtctctaaggtgccacaagtcctcctgttcttcccattcccagtccttattcaaccctgagttgattgtatct harbors:
- the LOC101948616 gene encoding inter-alpha-trypsin inhibitor heavy chain H6, coding for MPMLRQPLLFSLGLLLCLQPAPSTGHPHIPELTMTSFSVRSTIVSRYASTRVRTDLSNPHAEPKEAIFDLDLPSSAFISNFTITINNKLYVAEVKEKHQAKKMYDEARRQGQTAAHVGTRDRETEKFRVSASVAAGSQVSFELSYEELLQRHLGKYQHAVSVRPQQVVGNLTVEVSISERTGIAYVHVLPLRTSRLLTNALRGDADVPPSTRVEKGSHCAWVVFTPTPQEQVAFSSSGILGDFVVQYDVAMPDVAGDVQIYNGYFVHYFAPRGLPPVQKNVVFVIDISGSMHGTKMKQTKKAMHIILSDLHPDDCFNIVTFSDTVHVWKAGRSILATAHNVRSAKDYVHRMEADGWTDINKALLEAASVLTQSTPEPSPRQIPLLIFLTDGEPTAGVTSGTRILANARQALGGSVSLFGLAFGDDADYGLLRRLALENRGVARRIYEDADATLQLAGFYDEIASPLLYDVALSYRDGADLTRTLFPHYFQGAELVVAGRLAPGATELHVEAAGHGHAGQLRLENDISANATEAAPFGCSPDLGQIGRFVQRLWAYFTIQELLRARFHSNDTAARRLLTEKATNLSLKYNFVTPVTSLVVVKPEEEESTTARATPGAPATPLTTTVAHRATKASRVTLAPGATSTSLPDGATKAAAALPNLARATPVPGASATSQGPSKLARAMPAPGTATASPAPPTAHGVTKAARATPGRAPQAGNPRATAHPPPSPGSATAPPSSQQEMPLQPATKRQPHPRTERALFSWGTAAPLARTVTDTWTGNSTAATSPGPNATTPRAESKGPRGTPAATGSIPPAADLSQWLLLLPAESELLSAKDVAEEFVESLHPPAVYSFVAAKGEKGVLDYEDYSDLLEEQDGDTAGVADLASAKFFTFSSSVDGDPHFVARLPGSPETLCFTLDGHPGDVLQLVTDPPSGLSVHGHLVGAPPRSGSADRPRTYLDAITVRVGPARLRYVITVTLWGMALQGEGALDLPFGRPAWVSRPGLGVRVGPGTNMTLQLGAGLEFVVQRHRYSHPSPLQRDHLGFYVLDGSGLSAQAHGLLGQFQNADIRLQPGAGERPARLQTGGATVPATRVTKLLKDSPLPAHQAPCWLVKGSDVEALLGGAYSTFVVPHPLEA